The following proteins are co-located in the Verrucomicrobiota bacterium genome:
- a CDS encoding carboxypeptidase regulatory-like domain-containing protein → MIVAMLALVARAGATILVSNAFNSASCPAGWATEGVATNASGNPPAITFVNSSANPTPPLYDGSYFVKFNSFDCKAGSQARLKQTASFSTVGYASVINDFAWFQDATSTYSGSSYTNEGVTVQWSTNGIFWTNGNSFQRIYSVSGWRRMQYYLPSAALNQPAVYIAFLFNSQYGNNCYLDDVQVIGVTPATNSISGTVTNGSGGLAGVIVTSSPSGSAATTDTNGNYSITNLASGTYSITPFTINYTFSPTSYGSITVGTTNATGKNFAATPIYSISGTVTNGSGGLAGVMVTSSPSGSAATTDASGNYTITNLVAGTYTITPSKASYTFTPANLSNITVGPSTTSKNFSGWRPSYVLYVWTNSPSSTPPYTNWATAAQTIQAAVNYAQAGDIVLVTNGSYNSGGKVVYGAIFNRVAIDKAITVQSVGNGATSIVGSGAGGGTNNGDGAIRCVYVSANAILSGFTLINGHTLTNGDSLTEQCGGGVWCEVGGIVTNCTLTGNSARYYGGGSCGGTLNNCSLTGNSASLYGGGSYSGTLNNCFLLGNSAYIGGGSYADTLNNCTLTGNSARGDGGGAFSCQLFNCILSSNSADKTNGAGGGAYNCTLNNCTVTRNSANMGGGSYGGTLNNCTLSNNLVTGYSGSSYGGGSCDGTLNNCTLTGNSANTGSSYAALGGGSYGCTLNNCTLTGNYASWGGGSYYGMLTNCTLTGNSASIGGGSHYDTLNNCIVYYNTALGSSNFYSSTFSYSCTTPLPSGAGNIISEPMFVNRLAGNLRLLVGSPCIDAGNDAVVQPGWLDVDGNPRIAYARVDMGAYEFVDTALPAFTGLTWVTNQVSREGSLGVSVLLTPNYNLPSFQWYLNGSTLLPDQTSPTLVLNSVKLGDAGVYSLVVSNRNGSVTGTVLTLIVTYQIANLGWTPANSNFSLSLPTELGRAYWLEARDGLVGGLWQVIAGLTNREGLNCLMDTNALGTRRFYRIGSSLWP, encoded by the coding sequence ATGATTGTTGCTATGCTGGCCTTGGTGGCCCGAGCCGGCGCGACGATACTGGTTTCCAATGCCTTCAACAGCGCCAGTTGTCCGGCAGGGTGGGCAACCGAAGGGGTAGCGACGAACGCCAGCGGCAATCCTCCCGCCATCACATTTGTCAATTCAAGCGCAAACCCGACCCCTCCGCTCTACGACGGCAGCTATTTTGTGAAATTCAACTCATTTGACTGTAAAGCGGGGAGCCAAGCCCGGCTGAAGCAAACTGCCAGTTTCTCAACCGTCGGGTATGCTTCAGTGATCAACGATTTTGCATGGTTCCAAGATGCCACTTCCACTTATTCCGGATCCTCCTACACCAATGAAGGAGTTACCGTTCAGTGGTCAACCAATGGAATCTTCTGGACCAACGGGAATTCCTTCCAGCGGATTTACAGCGTTAGCGGTTGGCGGCGAATGCAGTATTATTTGCCGTCAGCGGCGCTTAACCAGCCGGCGGTTTACATCGCCTTCCTGTTCAATTCGCAATATGGCAATAACTGCTATCTTGATGATGTGCAGGTAATCGGCGTGACGCCGGCCACAAACTCAATTTCAGGTACTGTTACCAATGGCAGCGGCGGTCTTGCCGGAGTGATCGTCACCTCGTCCCCCTCAGGTAGCGCAGCTACCACGGATACCAACGGTAACTACTCGATAACGAATCTGGCGTCTGGCACGTACTCAATCACGCCATTCACTATCAACTACACCTTCTCGCCAACCTCCTATGGAAGCATCACCGTTGGCACTACTAACGCCACCGGCAAGAATTTCGCAGCCACGCCAATTTACTCGATTTCAGGCACCGTCACCAATGGCAGCGGCGGTCTTGCCGGAGTGATGGTAACCTCGTCGCCCTCGGGTAGCGCAGCCACCACGGACGCCAGCGGCAACTACACAATTACGAATTTGGTGGCTGGCACCTACACGATAACCCCATCCAAGGCTAGCTACACTTTCACTCCAGCTAACCTCTCAAACATCACCGTCGGTCCTAGCACTACCAGCAAGAATTTCAGTGGTTGGAGACCGTCTTATGTGCTCTATGTTTGGACCAACAGTCCCAGCTCGACTCCACCGTACACAAATTGGGCCACCGCCGCGCAGACCATACAAGCCGCAGTGAACTACGCGCAAGCCGGTGACATCGTGTTGGTAACCAATGGTAGCTACAACTCCGGTGGCAAAGTAGTGTATGGAGCCATTTTCAACCGCGTAGCTATCGATAAAGCCATCACTGTACAGAGCGTGGGTAATGGCGCGACATCGATTGTGGGATCGGGGGCCGGTGGCGGCACCAATAATGGAGATGGAGCCATCCGCTGCGTTTATGTGAGTGCCAATGCGATCCTGAGCGGATTCACCCTGATCAATGGGCATACGCTAACCAATGGTGATTCTCTAACAGAACAATGCGGCGGCGGGGTATGGTGTGAAGTTGGAGGGATTGTAACCAACTGCACCTTGACCGGCAATTCGGCAAGATATTATGGTGGCGGTTCGTGTGGTGGCACGCTGAACAACTGCTCGTTGACCGGCAATTCGGCCTCCTTGTATGGCGGCGGCTCGTATTCTGGCACGCTGAACAACTGCTTCTTACTCGGCAATTCAGCATACATTGGCGGTGGCTCATATGCAGACACGCTGAATAACTGCACCTTGACCGGTAATTCGGCCCGTGGGGATGGCGGTGGCGCGTTCAGTTGCCAGTTGTTTAACTGTATCTTGAGCTCAAATTCAGCCGACAAAACCAATGGCGCTGGAGGCGGTGCTTATAATTGCACGTTGAATAACTGCACGGTGACCCGGAATTCGGCCAATATGGGTGGCGGTTCATATGGCGGCACGCTGAACAACTGCACCTTGAGCAACAATTTAGTTACCGGTTATAGTGGCAGTTCGTATGGTGGCGGCTCGTGTGATGGCACGCTGAACAACTGCACACTGACCGGCAATTCGGCAAATACTGGCAGTTCGTATGCTGCTCTTGGTGGCGGCTCATATGGTTGCACGCTGAACAACTGCACACTGACTGGCAATTACGCCAGTTGGGGTGGCGGCTCCTATTATGGCATGCTGACCAACTGCACCTTGACCGGCAATTCGGCCTCTATCGGCGGTGGCTCTCATTATGACACGCTGAACAACTGCATTGTGTATTACAACACTGCGCTGGGTAGTTCTAATTTCTACAGCTCAACCTTTAGTTATTCCTGCACGACCCCCTTGCCATCAGGGGCAGGCAATATCATCAGCGAACCGATGTTTGTGAACCGTCTTGCCGGCAATCTGCGTCTGCTGGTCGGCTCACCATGCATTGACGCGGGAAATGACGCGGTTGTGCAGCCGGGGTGGCTGGACGTGGACGGCAACCCGCGCATTGCTTACGCCCGTGTCGATATGGGGGCGTATGAGTTTGTCGATACCGCCCTTCCAGCGTTTACCGGACTGACCTGGGTAACGAATCAGGTGTCCCGGGAGGGCAGCCTGGGCGTGTCCGTCCTCCTCACGCCCAACTACAATCTGCCGTCGTTCCAGTGGTATTTGAACGGCTCCACGCTTCTGCCTGACCAGACGTCGCCCACCCTGGTGTTGAACTCCGTGAAGCTGGGCGACGCGGGCGTCTACTCACTGGTGGTTTCCAACCGCAACGGTTCGGTGACCGGCACGGTATTGACGCTGATCGTGACTTATCAGATCGCCAACCTGGGTTGGACTCCGGCGAACTCGAATTTCAGCCTGAGCCTGCCAACCGAGCTGGGCCGGGCCTATTGGCTGGAGGCGCGGGACGGCTTGGTGGGCGGCCTCTGGCAGGTGATCGCCGGCCTGACCAACCGTGAGGGGTTGAACTGCTTGATGGACACGAATGCCCTGGGTACCAGACGCTTCTACCGCATCGGCAGCTCCCTGTGGCCTTGA
- a CDS encoding VIT domain-containing protein, giving the protein MKTTLASFRDRVSRHSLLFILLLTATWAGAQDNPPALVAQEDDKSQPLAVRKVDVEVRILGSLAETRMTMVFFNAAQRQLAGDLYFPLPEGATVSGYALDINGAMVDGVVVEKDKARQVFEKEVRKGVDPGLVEWTRGNHFKTRVFPIPARGTRTIRVSYVSEILADPSGSRYTLPLQFKDKLEDFHLRVEVVKAETAPVVQKGGAMGLEFSKWRDSFVAEVTKQDTALVEDLAIQLPQTAKQRAWVEQSSDGNYYFYVADWPSDPRANLAPPATPKVVTLFWDASGSRGASDHQRELAWLKTYFGQFTKAKLKLNLLLIRNAASAPRTLTIKNGDASELLEMLARVDYDGGTQLGALTPVPDSDLYLLFTDGLGNFGRREPPPLDHPLYILTADTTADYAFLEYLAMQSGGSAFNLRRFNDEQVLAAMAKQPFSFLNASTDQAEGADLYPKIVRPLQGRFAVAGKLTAQQTRLAVQYGAGGKTLLKTEASISRADAVPGELLRRFWAQKKLADLLIFQKKNETEITDLGKQYGLVTPGTSLLVLERLDQYVEHKVMPPASLPALRAEYANLMEQRFTQARQQESQKIDHILALWNTRVAWWNKEFKYPENFKYGQPETLRTGLPGGARAMGGFSADAPHPTPDGAPMAQRRFNSARMVEESVSAADAPMSPAPAAAPRPARTSMALASDPHPGAKAKEDRLEEVNNPQPGILIKEWDPKTPYLEALKQADAGQRLTVYLAQRKKFSASPAFYLDCAEYLRKQKEADLALQVLSNIAELELENAALLRVLAHRLEQLGQLDLAAGLFEEVLKLRPEEPQSFRDLALVLARRGQANANRADYTRAMELLAKVVMNKWDRFDEIEVIALMELNAYWAEFIRKFPNDPAKFPVDERLQKLLDLDVRICMTWDADMTDIDLHVTEPSGEKAMYNHNLSTIGGIVSRDFTQGYGPEEYCLRKAMHGMYKIEANYYGSSAARLMGPVTVQATVITHFGRPNEQRKSLTLRLTEKQETVLVGEIEF; this is encoded by the coding sequence ATGAAAACGACGTTGGCAAGCTTCCGCGACCGGGTATCCCGGCATTCCCTTCTTTTTATATTGCTCCTGACAGCAACCTGGGCCGGGGCACAAGACAACCCGCCCGCGCTGGTCGCCCAGGAAGACGATAAATCCCAGCCGCTGGCCGTACGCAAGGTGGATGTCGAGGTGCGCATTCTGGGTTCCCTGGCGGAAACGCGGATGACGATGGTGTTCTTCAATGCGGCGCAGCGTCAGTTGGCCGGCGATTTATATTTCCCGTTGCCGGAAGGCGCCACGGTCAGCGGCTACGCCCTGGATATCAACGGCGCGATGGTGGATGGCGTGGTGGTTGAAAAGGACAAAGCCCGCCAGGTATTTGAAAAAGAGGTGCGCAAAGGCGTGGACCCCGGCCTTGTCGAATGGACCCGGGGCAACCATTTCAAGACCCGGGTATTTCCCATCCCGGCGCGCGGCACCCGCACCATTCGGGTGAGCTACGTCAGTGAAATTCTCGCCGATCCCTCCGGCAGCCGGTACACCTTGCCGCTCCAGTTCAAAGATAAGCTGGAGGACTTCCATCTGCGCGTGGAAGTGGTGAAAGCCGAGACCGCTCCCGTGGTGCAAAAAGGCGGAGCCATGGGCCTGGAATTTTCCAAGTGGCGCGACAGTTTTGTGGCGGAGGTCACCAAGCAAGATACCGCGCTCGTCGAAGATTTGGCGATTCAATTGCCGCAAACTGCCAAACAACGGGCCTGGGTCGAGCAAAGCAGCGATGGCAATTATTATTTTTACGTCGCAGATTGGCCGTCCGACCCTCGGGCGAACCTCGCGCCGCCAGCCACACCCAAAGTCGTCACCCTGTTTTGGGATGCCTCCGGCTCGCGGGGCGCTTCCGATCATCAGCGCGAACTGGCTTGGTTAAAAACGTACTTCGGCCAATTCACCAAGGCGAAGCTGAAGCTAAATTTGCTTCTGATCCGCAATGCGGCCTCAGCGCCACGGACGCTCACCATTAAAAACGGAGACGCCAGTGAGTTGCTGGAAATGCTGGCACGCGTGGACTACGACGGCGGAACCCAATTGGGGGCGCTAACGCCAGTGCCGGATAGTGATCTGTACCTGTTGTTCACCGATGGCCTGGGAAATTTTGGCCGACGCGAACCACCGCCCCTGGACCACCCGCTGTATATATTGACCGCTGATACCACGGCGGATTACGCCTTCCTGGAATACCTGGCCATGCAATCCGGCGGCAGCGCCTTCAACCTGCGCCGATTCAATGACGAGCAGGTGCTGGCAGCCATGGCCAAACAACCATTTTCATTCCTAAACGCTTCCACTGATCAGGCTGAAGGTGCCGATCTTTACCCGAAAATCGTCCGCCCGCTTCAGGGACGCTTTGCTGTGGCCGGCAAACTGACGGCGCAGCAAACGCGGCTGGCCGTTCAATATGGTGCAGGCGGGAAAACATTGTTGAAAACCGAAGCCTCCATATCCCGCGCCGACGCCGTGCCAGGCGAGCTGCTCCGCCGATTCTGGGCGCAAAAGAAACTGGCTGACCTGCTGATCTTCCAGAAAAAGAACGAAACGGAAATCACCGATCTGGGCAAACAATACGGGTTGGTAACCCCCGGCACCTCGCTGCTGGTTTTGGAACGGCTGGACCAATACGTGGAACACAAAGTCATGCCGCCCGCCTCGCTGCCGGCACTGCGTGCGGAATACGCCAACCTGATGGAACAGCGTTTCACCCAAGCCAGACAACAGGAATCCCAGAAAATTGACCACATCCTCGCGCTGTGGAACACCCGTGTCGCCTGGTGGAACAAGGAGTTCAAGTACCCGGAGAACTTCAAATACGGACAACCTGAGACTTTGCGTACTGGTTTACCGGGCGGTGCCCGTGCCATGGGCGGATTTAGCGCGGACGCCCCACACCCAACTCCCGATGGCGCTCCGATGGCCCAAAGGAGATTTAATTCAGCCCGGATGGTGGAGGAGTCCGTTAGCGCCGCAGACGCCCCCATGTCCCCTGCCCCGGCGGCCGCACCCAGACCCGCTCGCACTAGCATGGCGCTGGCGTCCGATCCTCATCCGGGGGCGAAGGCCAAAGAAGACCGCTTGGAAGAAGTCAACAACCCGCAGCCGGGAATTCTGATCAAGGAATGGGATCCCAAGACCCCCTATTTGGAAGCACTCAAACAGGCGGACGCCGGCCAACGGCTGACCGTATATCTCGCCCAGCGCAAAAAGTTCAGTGCCTCCCCTGCTTTCTATCTGGATTGCGCGGAATACCTGCGCAAACAGAAGGAGGCAGACCTGGCCCTGCAAGTACTCTCAAACATCGCCGAGCTGGAATTGGAAAACGCGGCCCTGCTGCGCGTGCTGGCGCACCGGCTGGAGCAACTCGGCCAACTGGACCTGGCAGCGGGTTTGTTTGAAGAAGTGTTGAAACTGCGCCCCGAAGAACCGCAATCCTTCCGCGACCTGGCGCTGGTGCTGGCCCGGCGCGGGCAGGCGAACGCCAACCGCGCGGACTACACGCGCGCCATGGAATTGCTGGCCAAGGTGGTCATGAACAAGTGGGATCGCTTCGATGAAATTGAAGTCATCGCGCTGATGGAACTGAACGCATATTGGGCGGAGTTCATCCGCAAATTCCCCAATGATCCGGCGAAATTCCCGGTGGATGAACGCCTGCAAAAACTGCTCGATCTTGACGTTCGCATCTGTATGACCTGGGATGCGGACATGACCGATATAGACTTACACGTCACCGAACCTTCCGGCGAGAAAGCCATGTACAACCACAACCTCTCCACCATCGGCGGCATCGTCAGCCGCGATTTCACCCAAGGGTATGGCCCGGAGGAGTACTGCCTGCGCAAGGCTATGCATGGCATGTACAAGATCGAGGCCAACTACTACGGATCGAGCGCGGCGCGCCTGATGGGCCCCGTGACCGTACAAGCCACGGTCATCACGCACTTCGGACGACCAAACGAACAGCGCAAAAGCCTGACGTTGCGCCTGACCGAAAAACAGGAAACCGTCCTGGTCGGCGAAATTGAGTTTTGA
- a CDS encoding cation diffusion facilitator family transporter, translating to MASGRNQQKEQVAMWSVVSNAILVVLKFAVGLLIGSVSVISEAVHSGVDLVASVIAYVAVRKSAQPADDDHPYGHGKVENISGTVEALLIFLAAIWIIYESVQKLRHHEPMDAPFWGVMVMLLSVVMNTFVSRWLMKVGKETESAALLADAWHLRTDVYTSIGVMTGLGAIWIGGKLAPGLSLWWLDPVAAILVALLIFKAAWDLTMQSSRDLLDVKLPEEEEARIREIVGRFAPQASGLHKLRTRKAGHERFVDFHLEVDGQMTVEASHQLNHEIAKAINDTFSSCNVHIHIEPRRLNSKPPVQNQ from the coding sequence ATGGCAAGTGGTCGAAATCAACAAAAAGAGCAAGTGGCGATGTGGTCGGTGGTGTCGAACGCCATTCTGGTGGTATTGAAGTTCGCGGTGGGGTTGCTGATCGGGTCCGTTTCCGTGATCTCCGAAGCGGTGCATTCGGGCGTGGACCTGGTTGCCTCGGTGATCGCCTATGTGGCCGTGCGCAAATCGGCGCAGCCCGCCGATGATGACCATCCCTACGGGCATGGCAAAGTGGAGAACATCTCGGGGACGGTTGAGGCACTGTTGATATTCCTGGCGGCGATCTGGATCATCTATGAATCCGTGCAGAAATTGCGGCATCATGAACCGATGGACGCCCCGTTTTGGGGTGTCATGGTCATGCTGCTGTCGGTGGTGATGAATACGTTCGTTTCACGCTGGTTGATGAAGGTGGGGAAAGAGACGGAATCGGCGGCGCTGTTGGCGGACGCCTGGCATTTGCGGACGGATGTTTATACCTCCATCGGCGTGATGACCGGGCTGGGGGCGATCTGGATCGGCGGCAAACTGGCGCCGGGACTTAGTTTATGGTGGCTGGATCCCGTGGCGGCGATCCTAGTGGCCTTGCTGATCTTCAAGGCCGCCTGGGATTTGACCATGCAATCCAGCCGCGATTTGCTCGATGTCAAGCTGCCTGAGGAGGAGGAAGCGCGCATTCGCGAGATCGTCGGACGTTTTGCGCCTCAAGCCAGTGGCCTGCACAAGCTGCGCACCCGCAAAGCAGGCCATGAGCGGTTCGTGGACTTTCACCTCGAGGTGGACGGACAGATGACGGTCGAGGCCTCGCACCAGTTAAATCATGAAATCGCCAAGGCGATTAACGACACCTTTTCGAGCTGTAACGTTCATATTCACATTGAACCGCGCAGGCTGAACTCCAAGCCTCCGGTACAAAATCAGTGA
- a CDS encoding type II toxin-antitoxin system ParD family antitoxin: MKMETINISLPPEMAEYVRNSTQRFYGNQSEFFRDLVRRKFQAEIEADVQFLEKAIEGAPSGPSQEQIDIIIATQKEVRREKIGR; the protein is encoded by the coding sequence ATGAAAATGGAAACGATCAATATTTCGTTGCCGCCGGAGATGGCGGAATACGTCCGCAATAGTACCCAACGATTTTACGGGAACCAGAGCGAATTCTTCCGCGACTTGGTCCGGCGAAAGTTCCAAGCTGAGATTGAGGCGGATGTCCAGTTTTTGGAGAAAGCCATTGAAGGGGCGCCGTCTGGGCCAAGCCAGGAGCAAATTGACATCATTATTGCCACGCAAAAGGAAGTACGCCGGGAAAAGATCGGGCGATGA
- a CDS encoding putative toxin-antitoxin system toxin component, PIN family, with amino-acid sequence MKVVFDTNVVISAAWRGEAFVCLVRMARRLVTPYASQSVLAEFDATAKRLDGRKSFKDTKNPWPIFHWYADTVTIIEPAALGKQRIRGLKEDMFIACALAADARLLVTYDRDLLDLEKPFGVQIIKPADFLRRTRMNE; translated from the coding sequence ATGAAGGTTGTCTTCGACACCAACGTGGTGATTAGCGCCGCTTGGCGGGGTGAAGCGTTTGTCTGCTTGGTGCGGATGGCCAGGCGGTTGGTAACACCTTATGCCAGCCAATCTGTGCTGGCCGAGTTTGACGCGACCGCCAAACGACTCGATGGACGAAAGTCTTTCAAAGACACAAAGAACCCCTGGCCAATATTTCATTGGTACGCGGACACGGTAACGATCATTGAACCAGCAGCCCTTGGCAAACAACGAATCCGGGGCCTGAAAGAGGATATGTTCATTGCGTGCGCGCTGGCTGCCGATGCCAGACTGCTGGTTACGTATGACCGTGATTTGCTTGATCTTGAAAAACCGTTTGGCGTCCAGATAATCAAACCGGCGGATTTTTTAAGACGAACCCGAATGAACGAATAA